A region of the Carettochelys insculpta isolate YL-2023 chromosome 11, ASM3395843v1, whole genome shotgun sequence genome:
GCTGGAGCAACCTTCAGGCCTGCCAGTAAAAGTGGAACAGTGAAAAGGTATAAAACTACCTTCTAACGTGTTAAGTTACTATTTGGATGTGACTCAGAGTATGATGTGCGTATGGGCATTAATACTATTTGAGTACATATGAAAAAGGAACTTGGAGTAAATTGATCTCTCATTTCTGACAGATACATCTGATCTCCACTTCAAAGCAAGCAAGGACCGCTATGGTGGACAACCTCTCTTCTCAGAGAAGTTCCCCTCCCTTTGGTCTGGGGCAAGGAGCACCCATGGAGTGACAAAGGGGAAAGTCTGCTTTGAGGCTAAGGTGGGACATCTGCTAGATGGATGTGCTGAGTTGGTGTGTTAAGAAGTgacatggctgttttgctgaaTTTCAATACTGAATGAGATGTTGGATCTCAATTTTAAAAGGTTGATATTTAGAGCAGTTTGTGAAAGACTCACCATGCTTATCATGAGGGGGTGTGTGATCAACTAGGCCTAGCTAAAGTGCTGCGGTTATGAGAAGATCTTCCCCATGGTGTTGAGTCAGTCTGTCAGAACTGAATTTGGCCTtagctctgcttaaaaaaaaaaaaaggcaaatgtaggccCACTTTTTGTGGCAATTAGAGCTAAATTTCTCACTAAAGTTATGTAATTGTACCTTTTCACTGATTTGAATATGGAGAGGACCTGCAAATTCTTAGGTTCTGTTCCTGCTTATATTTTGCCTTTTGAGATATCAGGATTATCAAGTCTGGATCCCTGATGTTTGCTGGAGGGCATCTGTGGGGGAAAGCAGGTGGGGGTcactgtggggctgggatgagaAGGGGCTTGGTTGTTTTTGTGAGCCTTTGTCCTTAATTGAAGGGTTTAATCTTGAGCACACATTTCTGTTGTTCCAAGTGTTAATCATGTATTTCAGTCATACAGGTGTTCTCAGATCAGAAATGTAATCAGTGTAGTTACCATTCCCTTTACCACTTCATTGCTTGTCTGTCATTCTTTTTTATGATACTAACCTCACTGGCTCTTCATTCACAGCAGCTTCAGTGTAATAACTTAGTTGATATCTTATATGTAAAAGCTTTTCTTAAACACCTTTCAGGAAGCTTTCTCCCTGCCTGGGGAAGGTGAAAAGAGTGCAGGGCTGTTGTTATTTCTGTCTGAGTTATACttaaatggtaaatttttatGGATGTATGTAACAACATACCTCTTTTCGCATACAAAGGATTTTTCACATAAAGCAGTTCTTTTATTTTTGGGGCGGTGGGGTGGAATCCTCACAGTTTTACTTACAGCTGCTCCGTTCTGGGTATTGGTTCCCGTTGGCATATGGGCACACCAGTTTTGCACAGGATACGTTCTTCCTTAGGTTTACTTCTATCACTACACGTCGTAGAGGGCTAGCCATGTTCGGCAGTATCTCTaaaacaaggaggagtcctgtggtaccttaaaaactaacacatttgttTGGGAATAAGCTTGTTTTTTTACCCATGAGaggttatgcccaaataaatctgttagcctttaaggtcacaggactcctcattgttttatCACTAGAGTTTCCCATTTGAGAGTATTTCTAGTTGGTGCATCTCCTCTCTGATTGAGGGTTAGAATTTGTCATCGTGTTAAATGGATTTCAGAAGGTAAACCTATCCATCCCAATTCCAAGACAGGCTGCCAAAATCTCTCACTTAAGATTGCAACACAAATTTCTATGTGGTACAGGTTCCCAGTGCTGTCTTCCACTCCTGCTACTGTCTCTGATCTTGTGAGATAATGGGTGGATGGAGACTGTAGAGCCTTATAAAGAGAAGCAAGTGAGTATAATCCCACCATGCAGTCTCTCACCCAAGCAATAGCCAGGGATTGGCTGGAAGAACATACCTTGGTCAGATCTCACGCTAGCTCTGCGCCAAAGGAATAGCCTCTTACCATATGGTTTGTTCTAAACCTTGGGGACTCACTTCCAAATGGCTGAGGTATTTTGGTGCTGCTGTGTTGTGCCTGTGAGGGTGTGCGACGTGATTGCCTGTATCTGAAGCAGGTGAGATCTGTATTTGAATAGGCCACAGTGAAAGCAGGGGAAATACCTCATGAGCCTGTGGCTTTTGGTACAGAGAACTGTGACCTGTGCATACATCCAGCTTGTGGAAATCCTGTGACTAGCACCTGGAGGATTATAGTCTCACAGAGGCCTGACTAGCTTTGCACACAACTTCTTCAATGATTCTTTCTCTCTTAATTTGTCCAGGTGACACAGAATCTCCCAGTGAAGGAAGGCAGTACAGAGGTCCCACTTCTTCGAGTCGGGTGGTCTGTGGATTTCTCTCGTTCCCAACTAGGTAACAGAGGTCATTTTTTTCTATTATGTTAACTATGAGCTGGTTAGGTTATGCAgctgttgagctgctgctgcagcccaagctgggattttcaaagcgcTTCTGTGGGCAGTTTGTCTGAGCAGCGACGCAATTTGGGAAAACTTGTGATATCTGCTGCTGTTTGCCAGGTGAGGACGAGTTTTCTTATGGCTATGATGGACGAGGACTGAAGGCTGAAAATGGACAGTTTGAAGAGTTTGGTCAGCCCTTTGGGGAAAACGATGTGATCAGCTGCTTTGCGGTAAGTGCTGTAGATAAGGCTTGCAGCTCCCATCTCAGAGGGCGGGAGGGGGAAAGACTTCTGTCTTTACATCTAAAATATATGTATTAACATAAGACCATCTGTTCCTTTTCTGCATGTAAGGAAACAGCCATGCTCTTTCTGAAAACAGAAAGATAGGCTTAAATCACCTCTCTGTGTTAAATTGGATCGAGGAAAGCCAAGAACTGGTTTTCCTCCTGTCTGTGGTGGAGCCTGTTGGGCAATGGGTTTGGAGGAAAGATGTTGGAGGGAGACATAGTGGACACCCCTCAAAACTTGCTGGTCACAGGATTCTTGTGTTCTTTGTTGTCACAGAACTTTGAGAATGAAGAGGTGGAGCTGTCCTTCTCCAAGAATGGGGAGGATCTGGGAGTGGCCTTCCGGATCAGTAAAGAATCTCTTGCTGACAGAGCCCTCTTGCCACACGTGCTGTGTAAAAACTGTGTGGTTGAACTGAACTTCGGTCAGAAGGAAGAGCCTTTCTTCCCGATTCCTGAAGAATATGTGTTCATCCATGCCATCCCAGTTGAAGACAGAGTGCGCACACCTCTTCCACCCAAAACCACAGAGGAATGTGAGGTAATGGGGTTTGTTCCAGACAGGTCTAGTTATTGCCTGGAAGAATAAGACATGCGTGGCGTAATGTTGCGTGGCATATGGGTCTGTTTTATAAGGAAACACTTGAAGGACATACGGAAGGAGCCATTGTCTGCATGGCATGATGTTggctgttactgtttctcctcaGAGCTACTTAATCGTTTCAGCTCTTCCTCCTCTAACCTTTGTGTGGTGCATCTTGCAGGTACTGCTGATGGTTGGACTGCCAGGGTCTGGGAAGACCCAGTGGGCACAGAAGTACACGCAGGAGAATCGAGAGAAACGATACAACATCTTGGGAACAGAGACTGTTCTTTACCAAATGAAGGTAAGCATTTCTATTGCAGAGTGGCATTACTTGCAGCCTTCCCAGGGCTAGGCTGGCTGGACAAGCCTAGACTATATAGTGGCTTTATTTCTCATTGCCAGTGTTGTGCTATAACTGTGACATTGTAGAAAATTGTTTAGTGGAGTAGTAAAGGGAGAGAAATCTTTTGATAACAGCAAAAACGagtggaggggtttttttttgtttttgtttgtttgttttttccttctcttttagtCAGTCTGTTTGTGATTCCAGGCTGAAGGCTATAGCTCCAGAGGGCAGAACTAGTGCCCAGCTGTGACATTTGCGCTATCTCTGCACCAGTAGTTTGTGTCTGACACGCTTATACTGGTGCCTGAAGGGCTGCATGAATATTCTGTGTGAATCTCTTATTGATATTCCTGTTCCTCTTGCCAGACAAAGGGCCTTGAGGAGGAAGAGATGGATCCCAAGAGCCGAGACCTGTTAATCCAGCAAGCTGCCCAGTGCCTTAGCAAGCTGGTCCAGATTGCTCCCAGGGCAAAGAGAAACTACATTCTTGATCAGGTATTATTACTAACCTTCAGGGACTTCCTGATCTGAGCAGCTCTGACTTCGGGATATGCTGAGCATACACCTCAgctcatgtccagttctggttggGCTAAGTTAGTGACAGATGAATTTCGGAATTCTGTTTCTTTTCCCTCCTCAGTGTAATGTGTATAACTCTGGCCAGCGAAGGAAGCTGCTTGCCTTCAAGGGTTTCTCTCGCAAGGCGGTTGTGATTGTCCCCAGTGAAGAAGACTGGGTGAAGAGGCTGGAGCTGAGAAAGGAGGTTGAAGGGGAGGATGTGCCTGAATCAGTGATGCTGGAAATGAAAGGTAGACTGGTTCAACAAAGCCTGGTGCGCTGTGCTGCAGCACCTCTAGCAATCTTTGGCAAGTGCCAGACAGTCCTGGGCAGTGGTAGGAGCCCAGGTGGCCCATGGGGGTGTTTGAAGCAGGAAGTTTTATTAACCTCCTGAGTCTCTTCTCTGCTGGGAAGTAGGGACCTGAGTCATTGAAAGCTGCTTTGATATTGTGAACTCTTTTGCTGTTTCCATTTTAACACAGCCAACTTCTCACTCCCGGAGAAGAGTGATTACTTAGATGAGGTGATGTATGaagagctggggaaggaggaggcccAGCCACTGGTCACCAAACACAAGGAGGAGGCCAGAAAACTTCTCCCTCCATCTGAGAAACGGGCAAACCGTCGCAATAATCGCAACAAGCGCAACCGTCAGAATCGCAACCGTGGCCAGGGATATGGTgaggctctgcagggcctgggcagtaCTGCCTTTCTAGTTTCTAAAGGCTCCTTTTGCCATATTCTCCTGATGTCAAGGCAGTCTGTAAGGATTCTACTCCCTTGTTGTTCAGAAAGCAACTTAGGTCACTTAGTGCAGGCCGCAGTATGACATCAGAACTCTCTCTCCATTCCCACTTCTAGGTCATTTCTCAAGCACCTCCCTTGCCCAGTTAAACCCGATTGTTTAATTTGCACTTCGTTATTTAGAGCTAAATTGTTCCCACTCACTGATGGCTATgagggctgagattttcaaaagcatttgccTTTCAGTGGAATTTAGGCTCCCTCCAGATCCTTAATTTTTACTGTCATGGCAGAAATAACCATCTTTAAATCTGTATAGTGCAGAGTGCTTTGTTCCTCTCATTGATGAAACACATTTTCCTCAATTTGCGTGTGCCTTTTCTACCCCCAAGACTTTGTTTCTAGTTTCATAATGTAAGCCCTTTTCTCCACTCCCCAGTCTCCtgcttacagacaacctcctccTGCTGTCTGACCTGGGAGTGTCATCCCTTTGCCCCATCTCTTTCTGCTCTCCACTTCTAACCATGTCCACTTCTAACACTTGTCTGTCAGGGAAACTGAACAACACTGGTGTATGTTTCATAGTATGTAGATTGTCAATATCTGTATGAATTACACCTCGTCATACTATAGACAGCAGCAATGCATCACTGGACACTCATAAGTGGGCTGTTATTCCAATAATGAATATCCTCTGCATATGGTGTGTTGTCTGTCTCATGTTATGCTCTTCCTCTCCAAACACCATTCTTT
Encoded here:
- the HNRNPUL2 gene encoding heterogeneous nuclear ribonucleoprotein U-like protein 2; translation: MDVKRLKVTELRAELGRRGLDSRGLKVELAQRLQEALDAEMLAAGPEEAGAAGACSGVEPGPAGVSVGAHPRGDGDDDEDEEEEEEEEEEEEDEEALLADEEPIPGLGGEAQPQPGPQEEAAQAQAQPQPEGNEGGGVNGAERPQEEGPSGDEAAAAEAETKEGGEEPADEEDGDKSKPTGSDGERRGVKRQREEKEEHGRAYYEFREEAYNSRSKSPPPPEEEPREEDDETVVILDTYTSDLHFKASKDRYGGQPLFSEKFPSLWSGARSTHGVTKGKVCFEAKVTQNLPVKEGSTEVPLLRVGWSVDFSRSQLGEDEFSYGYDGRGLKAENGQFEEFGQPFGENDVISCFANFENEEVELSFSKNGEDLGVAFRISKESLADRALLPHVLCKNCVVELNFGQKEEPFFPIPEEYVFIHAIPVEDRVRTPLPPKTTEECEVLLMVGLPGSGKTQWAQKYTQENREKRYNILGTETVLYQMKTKGLEEEEMDPKSRDLLIQQAAQCLSKLVQIAPRAKRNYILDQCNVYNSGQRRKLLAFKGFSRKAVVIVPSEEDWVKRLELRKEVEGEDVPESVMLEMKANFSLPEKSDYLDEVMYEELGKEEAQPLVTKHKEEARKLLPPSEKRANRRNNRNKRNRQNRNRGQGYVGGQRRGYDNRPYGQQQYWGQPGNRGGYRNFYDRYRGDYDRFYGREYDYNRYRDYYRQYNREWQNYYQDRDRYYRNYYGYQGYR